A single uncultured Acetobacterium sp. DNA region contains:
- the deoC gene encoding deoxyribose-phosphate aldolase, translated as MVDLSKMDKKALGKCFDHSVLPKNTTEAEIRSGCREAVAYNCAAFYSATPYWTPVVVEELKGTDILIGTGLDFPFGASSSIVKAFETEYAVKAGCTVLDLVMNVGALKDRRYDVIKNELMDFKTAAQGRITKCIIETCFLSDEEIATACKLIAEAEIDYAKTSTGQFEGPSMEQFLIMKKTLSETDVKLKVAGVKFPRPQNAYVFILAGADLIGTRAAIAIIDAFDQMREIGLVPQYKG; from the coding sequence ATGGTTGATTTATCAAAAATGGATAAAAAAGCCCTGGGAAAGTGTTTTGATCACTCGGTGTTGCCCAAAAACACCACCGAAGCTGAAATCCGATCTGGTTGCCGTGAGGCAGTCGCCTATAATTGTGCAGCGTTTTACTCTGCTACACCTTACTGGACACCAGTGGTGGTGGAGGAACTGAAAGGAACCGACATTCTTATTGGAACCGGCTTGGATTTTCCCTTTGGAGCGTCATCGTCGATTGTTAAGGCTTTTGAAACGGAATATGCTGTAAAAGCCGGGTGTACGGTTTTAGACCTGGTGATGAACGTTGGCGCGTTGAAAGACAGAAGATATGATGTGATTAAGAATGAGTTAATGGATTTTAAAACGGCGGCACAAGGAAGGATCACTAAATGCATTATTGAAACCTGTTTTTTAAGCGATGAGGAAATCGCAACAGCCTGCAAATTGATTGCCGAAGCAGAAATTGATTATGCAAAAACTTCAACCGGTCAATTTGAAGGGCCAAGTATGGAACAGTTTTTAATTATGAAAAAGACGTTATCTGAAACTGATGTCAAACTCAAGGTTGCTGGTGTTAAATTCCCGCGCCCTCAAAATGCTTATGTATTCATTCTGGCGGGAGCTGATCTGATTGGTACGCGAGCGGCAATCGCAATTATCGATGCGTTTGATCAAATGCGTGAGATTGGACTCGTTCCCCAATACAAAGGTTGA
- a CDS encoding class II fructose-bisphosphate aldolase, which produces MSYVNMEAILKNARKNHYAVGAFNIVNYLTAKAAVEAAEELNQNIIIQTSVKTVKAFGIQEMMGFLKPIAENAQVNVAIHLDHSTDVGFTKACIDGGWSSVMYDGSQLPLAENIKNTMEIVTYAKPKNVTVEGELGAIVGVEDDIVVKEGDHAHAKPADCRIYLKETGVDAFAPAIGTAHGVYKGEIKIDYDLFEEINEFSLCPLVLHGGTGLSDEMFHRLIGLGASKVNISTAIKIAYCQGMATFSKENPDRNDPLKLDAFTKQAVKKVVTEHIRFFSLMD; this is translated from the coding sequence ATGAGTTATGTCAACATGGAAGCGATTCTTAAGAATGCTCGAAAAAATCATTATGCAGTTGGCGCGTTTAACATCGTGAATTATCTGACCGCAAAGGCGGCAGTGGAAGCGGCCGAGGAACTGAATCAGAATATTATCATTCAGACCTCGGTTAAAACGGTAAAAGCTTTTGGGATTCAGGAAATGATGGGTTTTCTAAAGCCCATCGCCGAAAATGCTCAGGTAAATGTAGCAATTCATCTTGATCACTCTACCGATGTTGGATTTACAAAGGCATGTATTGATGGCGGCTGGTCTTCAGTTATGTACGATGGTTCTCAATTGCCACTAGCGGAGAATATAAAGAACACAATGGAAATCGTGACCTACGCCAAACCTAAGAATGTGACGGTTGAAGGTGAGTTAGGTGCCATTGTCGGCGTTGAAGATGACATTGTCGTAAAAGAAGGTGATCATGCGCATGCTAAACCGGCAGATTGCCGAATCTATTTGAAAGAAACAGGAGTTGATGCCTTTGCCCCTGCCATCGGAACAGCACATGGTGTCTATAAAGGTGAAATTAAAATTGATTACGATCTTTTTGAAGAAATCAATGAATTTTCACTTTGTCCGTTGGTTCTCCATGGCGGAACGGGGCTGAGTGACGAAATGTTTCATCGGTTAATTGGTTTGGGTGCGTCAAAGGTGAATATTTCGACTGCGATAAAAATTGCATACTGTCAGGGAATGGCAACTTTCAGCAAAGAAAATCCAGATCGCAATGATCCGCTTAAGTTGGATGCCTTCACAAAACAAGCAGTTAAAAAGGTAGTGACCGAGCACATCCGGTTTTTTAGTCTAATGGATTAG
- a CDS encoding HAD-IA family hydrolase, whose translation MIIKNKEPDAYPYIIFDLDGTLVDSCPDIIETVKYIIDRYDFDRKEDTFIRSCIGGGARNVLIKSLGEDKETLIDNEILPLFVDYYTANCDKKTFAYAGVADVLEYYKRKGKALSVATFKIRSATEKILKTLKLFDYFDILVTADDVKNPKPHPDCINAILAYYHCRKTQAILIGDTKTDYLTGTNAGIDVCGVTFGYGDPEVVRSLNPAYVIDSMEELKKVVL comes from the coding sequence GTGATAATAAAAAACAAGGAGCCCGATGCGTATCCGTATATTATTTTTGATTTGGATGGCACCTTGGTAGACTCCTGTCCAGATATAATTGAAACGGTTAAGTATATCATTGATCGTTATGATTTTGATCGGAAAGAGGATACATTTATACGGAGCTGTATTGGTGGGGGGGCGAGAAATGTCCTCATCAAATCCCTTGGTGAGGACAAAGAAACCCTCATTGATAATGAAATATTGCCGTTGTTTGTTGATTATTACACTGCGAACTGTGATAAAAAAACCTTTGCTTATGCCGGTGTAGCAGATGTATTAGAGTACTATAAGCGGAAAGGAAAAGCATTATCAGTGGCTACTTTCAAGATACGAAGTGCCACTGAAAAAATTTTGAAAACACTAAAATTATTTGATTATTTTGACATCCTGGTGACAGCAGATGACGTAAAAAATCCAAAACCGCATCCTGATTGTATTAATGCGATTCTCGCGTATTATCATTGCAGGAAGACTCAAGCGATTCTCATTGGGGATACAAAAACAGATTATCTCACCGGAACAAATGCAGGGATTGATGTTTGCGGTGTTACGTTTGGGTATGGAGACCCGGAGGTTGTCAGATCATTAAATCCAGCCTATGTTATTGACAGTATGGAAGAACTTAAAAAAGTTGTTTTATAA
- a CDS encoding FAD-dependent oxidoreductase translates to MKKSEYDLVIIGGGPAGLAAALEAKKNGVSKILICERAPYLGGILNQCIHNGFGLQYFKEELTGPEYASRFIEEVENSDIDVKLGTMVMEIRDDKKVIAVNREEGMFQIGTKALILAMGCRERTRGAITIPGSRPAGIMTAGTAQSYVNLEGYLPGKEVVILGSGDIGLIMARRLTLEGVNVKGVIEVMPYSTGLIRNKVQCLDDFGIPLLLSHAIIEVHGKERLEGVTIAKVDEKLKPIEGTEQYVSCDTLLLSVGLIPENELSNNLGCEMDKVTRGPVVNEKRITNIPWVFACGNVLHVHDLVDNVTQEAEIAGKAAAEFINHKMNEEEKDVIVTHDKNIGYVVPQHIDALNHQEQTIKFFLRVKNPDEEVRLIVKDNFNKTLLNLKKTIVEPGTMVTFNLPREFVTKDTSSIDISIAKEQAQ, encoded by the coding sequence ATGAAAAAATCAGAGTATGACTTAGTCATTATTGGTGGCGGACCGGCAGGGCTTGCTGCCGCATTGGAAGCGAAAAAAAATGGTGTCTCAAAAATTCTGATTTGTGAACGAGCGCCGTATTTAGGTGGTATTTTAAATCAATGTATTCATAATGGATTTGGCTTGCAATATTTTAAAGAAGAATTGACCGGACCTGAATATGCAAGCCGTTTTATTGAAGAAGTGGAAAATTCTGACATTGACGTAAAACTGGGAACCATGGTTATGGAAATCAGGGATGATAAAAAAGTGATTGCGGTTAATCGCGAAGAGGGAATGTTTCAAATTGGTACGAAGGCATTAATTCTGGCAATGGGATGCCGAGAACGGACACGCGGTGCCATCACCATACCAGGGAGCCGTCCGGCCGGGATTATGACAGCAGGCACCGCCCAGAGTTATGTTAATCTGGAAGGTTATCTGCCCGGCAAAGAGGTCGTCATTCTGGGCTCTGGAGATATTGGTCTGATTATGGCAAGACGATTAACCCTTGAAGGTGTTAATGTCAAGGGAGTCATTGAAGTGATGCCCTATTCGACGGGACTGATCCGTAATAAAGTGCAATGTCTTGATGATTTCGGTATTCCCCTGCTATTAAGCCATGCTATTATTGAAGTTCACGGAAAAGAAAGACTGGAAGGCGTAACCATTGCAAAAGTAGATGAAAAGCTCAAACCGATCGAAGGTACCGAACAATATGTAAGCTGTGACACACTGTTACTATCGGTTGGCTTGATTCCAGAAAATGAATTATCAAATAATTTAGGATGTGAAATGGACAAGGTCACCAGAGGTCCGGTAGTAAATGAAAAACGGATTACCAATATCCCTTGGGTATTCGCCTGCGGAAATGTTCTGCACGTTCATGATTTAGTTGATAATGTTACTCAGGAAGCAGAAATTGCCGGGAAAGCAGCAGCAGAGTTTATCAATCACAAAATGAATGAAGAAGAAAAGGACGTTATTGTTACCCATGATAAAAACATCGGGTACGTCGTTCCTCAGCATATTGATGCGCTGAACCACCAGGAGCAAACAATTAAGTTTTTTCTTAGAGTAAAAAATCCGGATGAGGAAGTTCGACTAATCGTCAAAGATAATTTTAATAAAACATTACTGAATCTTAAAAAAACAATCGTTGAGCCGGGAACCATGGTAACGTTTAATTTACCAAGGGAGTTTGTGACTAAGGATACTTCATCAATTGATATTTCAATTGCTAAGGAACAAGCGCAATAA
- a CDS encoding DUF1667 domain-containing protein encodes MEVKKFICIGCPKGCSLKIEHTEKTIHEISDYGCKIGLKYAKTEFTEPKRTITTTVKLKSGDLSFVPVKTKEPVNKEKIFEVMNAISELEIESPVSVGDVVVSNIAGTGVDLVCTRNIKKVS; translated from the coding sequence ATGGAAGTGAAAAAATTTATCTGCATTGGTTGCCCGAAAGGGTGTAGTCTGAAAATTGAGCATACCGAAAAAACCATACATGAAATCAGTGATTACGGTTGTAAAATTGGATTGAAATATGCGAAAACGGAGTTCACTGAGCCCAAGAGAACAATAACAACCACCGTAAAATTAAAATCTGGCGATCTGTCTTTTGTACCAGTTAAAACAAAAGAACCGGTTAATAAAGAGAAAATATTTGAAGTGATGAATGCGATCAGTGAATTGGAAATTGAATCACCGGTTAGCGTCGGAGATGTTGTTGTGTCAAATATTGCCGGAACCGGTGTGGATCTGGTCTGTACCCGGAATATAAAAAAAGTTTCTTGA
- a CDS encoding PHP domain-containing protein, protein MTTQPNYIVDLHSHTTRSDGGDSPKEFISNAAALGMKVIVITDHDVLPPDQIEVNGVMVDPVLYAKKKGMKLIPGIEFSCETQVEDVHIVVLGCDYTNPKILEMNQKIIKSKIFSYQKLLDILADNGYDITWDEVLNYDDIPRKPEDVQKKIIFNLMAEKGYTKTWSDAKLLIRNNPDFSVKREKPAPGDIINIAHESGGIAILAHPYLIDETVATNDGTMSRAEYIDQLIDLGLDGIEACYTYDKTTYNGLYTKEEIVAKIKADYQDRVKIISGGSDYHADYKKTDKNVRNIGECGVTLEYFNSNELLRNL, encoded by the coding sequence ATGACAACACAACCAAATTACATTGTCGATTTACATAGTCATACCACTCGATCCGATGGTGGAGATTCGCCTAAAGAATTTATTTCTAATGCGGCCGCGCTAGGAATGAAAGTGATCGTCATTACGGATCATGATGTTCTGCCACCTGATCAAATCGAAGTAAATGGTGTGATGGTCGATCCCGTTCTTTATGCAAAGAAAAAAGGGATGAAATTGATACCGGGAATTGAATTTTCCTGTGAAACACAGGTCGAGGATGTTCATATTGTTGTACTGGGATGCGATTATACGAATCCTAAAATACTCGAAATGAATCAGAAGATCATCAAAAGTAAAATATTTTCATATCAAAAACTTTTAGATATACTGGCAGATAATGGATATGATATAACATGGGATGAGGTTTTGAATTATGACGATATTCCGAGAAAGCCCGAGGACGTTCAGAAAAAAATCATTTTTAATCTGATGGCTGAAAAAGGCTATACAAAAACCTGGAGCGATGCTAAATTATTGATCAGGAATAATCCTGATTTTAGTGTAAAACGCGAAAAACCAGCTCCTGGTGACATCATTAATATTGCCCATGAAAGTGGTGGTATTGCCATTTTGGCGCATCCCTATCTCATTGATGAAACCGTTGCAACCAACGACGGGACGATGTCCAGAGCGGAGTACATTGATCAACTGATTGATCTGGGTCTGGATGGAATCGAGGCCTGCTATACCTATGATAAGACGACCTATAATGGGCTTTATACGAAGGAAGAAATTGTTGCCAAGATCAAAGCCGATTACCAGGATCGGGTCAAGATTATTTCAGGTGGTTCTGATTATCATGCTGACTATAAAAAGACCGATAAAAATGTCAGAAACATTGGCGAGTGCGGCGTTACCCTGGAGTATTTTAACAGCAATGAGCTTTTAAGAAATCTTTAA